A part of Aspergillus oryzae RIB40 DNA, chromosome 7 genomic DNA contains:
- a CDS encoding uncharacterized protein (predicted protein), whose product MAITLDGGIALVTGAASGIGKETVFALAQAGVEGVILADLNLSGAELVAQESTKKWATNSYFRTTAVQADVSDEAAVNNMVDVAVKEFGRIDYCVHAAGVAFPGRQLSISRSTSMIR is encoded by the exons ATGGCTATTACACTGGACGGCGGCATTGCTCTTGTCACAGGC GCTGCCTCAGGAATCGGCAAGGAGACGGTCTTTGCCCTCGCCCAAGCCGGTGTAGAAGGCGTCATCCTTGCCGATTTGAACCTCAGTGGCGCTGAATTAGTCGCTCAGGAGAGCACAAAAAAATGGGCTACTAACTCCTATTTTCGCACGACAGCAGTCCAGGCGGACGTTTCTGACGAGGCTGCCGTAAACAACATGGTTGATGTAGCAGTGAAAGAGTTTGGCAGAATTGACTACTGTGTACATGCAGCGGGG GTAGCATTTCCGGGGCGACAACTGAGCATCTCAAGATCGACGTCTATGATCAGATAA
- a CDS encoding SDR family NAD(P)-dependent oxidoreductase (predicted protein), with the protein MAKQEPRMHQSARHGTSRSLGRGSIVVVSSVNGTMVAPGMLSYTASKHAVAGIAKTAAIDNIKNHIRVNVVAPFYTETPMFEASLKRVPELGAAIKAITPLKRAAAPEEVADPIVFLCSPAASYTNGATLIIDSGTTLTIPRTSL; encoded by the exons ATGGCTAAACAGGAGCCTCGCATGCACCAGAGTGCCCGTCACGGTACTTCGCGTAGTCTCGGCCGTGGCTCTATTGTTGTGGTTAGTTCTGTGAATGGAACCATGGTTGCGCCCGGGATGTTGTCATATACAGCGTCCAAGCATGCTGTAGCAGGCATAGCCAAAACAGCAG CTATTGACAACATCAAGAACCATATCCGAGTTAATGTCGTTGCCCCCTTTTACACCGAAACCCCAATGTTCGAAGCTAGCTTGAAGCGAGTCCCTGAACTGGGCGCTGCTATCAAAGCAATCACCCCATTGAAAAGAGCTGCAGCCCCCGAAGAAGTTGCAGATCCGATTGTGTTCCTGTGCAGTCCAGCAGCAAGTTACACGAATGGAGCCACGCTTATCATCGACAGCGGAACAACGCTCACCATTCCCCGGACCAGTCTGTGA
- a CDS encoding uncharacterized protein (predicted protein), translating into MRSAQRQDQLRDEWDVCCFETETAGLINDFPCLVIRGICDYSDGHQNKEWEPYAAITAVAYVKDLLRVIHPETVEGAANVVGSLNDVSRALDKGDLEVSQLTTSVDKIHEEQKNANILERLHLHDFNAEQSEASSESREVTGEWLLVLVGKRKCTGFSP; encoded by the exons ATGCGCTCAGCCCAGCGCCAGGACCAACTGCGTGACGAATGGGATGTATGTTGCTTCGAGACAGAGACTGCAGGCCTGATTAATGACTTTCCGTGCCTTGTTATACGCGGGATATGCGATTATTCTGATGGGCATCAGAACAAGGAGTGGGAGCCCTATGCAGCTATCACTGCGGTGGCCTATGTGAAGGATCTTCTGCGCGTGATTCACCCTGAGACTGTTGAAGGGGCAGCGAATGTGGTGGGGAGTCTTAATGATG TCTCACGTGCCCTGGATAAGGGGGACTTGGAGGTATCCCAATTGACAACGTCCGTGGATAAAATCCatgaagagcagaagaacgCAAACATCCTAGAGAGGCTTCACCTCCATGATTTCAACGCCGAGCAAAGCGAAGCCTCCAGTGAATCCCGGGAAGTAACTGGAGAGTGGTTACTCGTCCTCGTCGGCAAGCGCAAATGCACTGGCTTTTCCCCATGA
- a CDS encoding uncharacterized protein (predicted protein), translating to MKLSFLSLLSAAAGVAVAAPTESTKDHSVPFNNRALGPLKPNPFQGLKYKGDWQVGRYSVQASNIKTTSGNKLLFYPMTNITDVEVRGSVSVDGGKDKFNGKSVKLGCSVKNGNKKQTVPCDIQITGSNLVNQKFVSVKYTDTKALQTVDLDDLYLVDALFFRIKSAGKDKELTEDITLLVDDFNLHS from the exons ATGAAGCtgtcatttctctctctcctttcgGCCGCGGCCGGTGTAGCTGTTGCAGCTCCGACTGAGTCAACCAAAGACCATTCTGTTCCG TTCAACAATCGCGCGCTCGGTCCCCTCAAGCCCAACCCTTTCCAGGGCCTGAAATACAAGGGTGACTGGCAAGTTGGCCGGTACTCCGTGCAAGCCTCGAACATCAAGACCACCAGTGGAAACAAGCTCTTATTTTACCCAATGACCAACATCACCGACGTCGAGGTCAGGGGTTCTGTCAGTGTGGACGGGGGCAAGGATAAATTCAACGGGAAATCCGTGAAACTCGGCTGCAGCGTCAAGAATGggaacaagaagcagacgGTGCCGTGTGATATTCAGATCACCGGATCTAACCTAGTTAACCAGAAGTTCGTTTCGGTTAAGTATACCGACACCAAGGCGTTGCAGACGGTTGACCTTGACGATCTGTATCTTGTGGATGCGTTGTTCTTCCGGATCAAGTCTGCtggaaaggacaaggagCTGACGGAGGATATTACGCTTCTTGTGGATGATTTCAA TCTCCATTCCTGA
- a CDS encoding uncharacterized protein (predicted protein): MRVPDNNIIYTTPLQLAIHAITKFQPSQLAMPPRSRAVEGNVLPLEDQYQKEFYRCLFPILDGHFVLSPEFVVKAGPKGGTIDFLIAEKKWGLELLRERDRLVEHMRRFEQHGQYYSMLKSGEMEQYIVLDFTNTAPKKSRPEYKKKLYHVVFTDNYRHVDVIDGSDLSVVQSFVLLEQSSSNV, from the exons ATGCGTGTCCCcgacaacaacatcatctaTACTACACCTCTCCAACTAGCGATTCATGCTATCACTAAGTTCCAACCAAGTCAGCTGGCCATGCCCCCACGTTCCAGGGCAGTCGAAGGCAATGTATTGCCTCTTGAGGACCAATACCAGAAGGAATTTTACCGTTGCCTTTTCCCTATATTGGACGGCCACTTTGTCCTTTCACCCGAGTTTGTAGTCAAAGCAGGGCCAAAAGGTGGCACCATTGACTTCCTTATTGCTGAGAAGAAATGGGGCTTAGAGCTACTCCGAGAACGTGATCGGCTCGTGGAACATATGAGAAGGTTTGAACAACATGGCCAATACTACAGCATGTTGAAATCCGGGGAAATGGAGCAATACATTGTTCTAGACTTTACAAATACGGCACCAAAGAAGTCTCGTCCAG aatataaaaagaaactTTACCATGTCGTATTCACCGACAACTACCGACATGTTGATGTCATTGATGGCTCAGATCTAAGCGTCGTCCAGTCTTTCGTGTTGCTGGAGCAGTCAAGCTCAAATGTTTAG
- a CDS encoding cytochrome P450 (cytochrome P450 CYP2 subfamily), whose protein sequence is MVTFWTGRRPTIWICDAWAADELLNKRAAIYASRPRMVVFSELGAGQSNMVNMYYGDRWRLHRKLTHMGVGLQQVRNYRGFQNDESKVVALDLLREPREYVSHFERYATSVVSIIGFGRRVSAYTDPIITEVVAVMQRAAELNVPGKSFPMLMESFPFLAKFPNWMAPWKHGLGNGQGRGRPFFYALAEEAASGPEAKQCYARKLFEEVPKHNLTKMEISSLAGNLFGAGSDTSSSTLVTFVLACCAFPETLPKAWEELDRVVGPHRSPTFEDESDLPYVRAFVKEVLRWRSVAIIGGQPHAPIKDDRYKVRCTSLNSVLGWLIPRNTWVQGNVWAIHHHEREFPEPDRFNPERYFEESPVHRPFPVDKGYMTFGWGRRVCSGQGLAEQGTFITIARLLWGFDIRKALDRHGNEVPVDIFDFTNGLNMRPNSFECRITPCNQEIRSTIEREGLQALQDLSQYDGETKYRMSTYYNPEKL, encoded by the exons ATGGTCACATTCTGGACAGGCCGACGACCAACAATCTGGATCTGCGACGCCTGGGCTGCTGACGAACTCCTCAACAAGCGAGCCGCAATCTATGCATCCCGCCCACGAATGGTCGTCTTTAGCGAGCTCGGCGCCGGCCAGTCTAACATGGTCAACATGTACTACGGAGATAGATGGCGGCTGCACAGGAAACTAACCCATATGGGTGTTGGACTGCAGCAAGTGCGCAACTACCGCGGGTTCCAGAACGACGAGAGCAAGGTCGTTGCTTTGGATCTCTTGCGCGAACCCAGGGAGTACGTGAGCCATTTCGAGAGGTACGCGACGAGCGTGGTCTCGATAATTGGGTTTGGGCGACGTGTGTCTGCATATACGGACCCAATTATCACGGAGGTGGTTGCGGTGATGCAGCGGGCGGCTGAGTTGAACGTACCGGGGAAGTCGTTTCCCATGTTGATGGAGTCGTTTCCTT TCCTCGCCAAATTCCCCAACTGGATGGCACCCTGGAAGCACGGATTAGGCAATGGACAAGGACGCGGCAGGCCCTTTTTCTACGCGTTAGCAGAAGAAGCCGCCAGTGGTCCAGAGGCAAAACAGTGCTACGCAAGGAAACTCTTCGAAGAAGTGCCGAAACACAACCTTACCAAAATGGAGATCTCCTCGCTCGCTGGTAACCTTTTTGGAGCAGGCAGCGATACATCCAGCTCCACACTTGTCACTTTTGTTCTCGCTTGTTGTGCATTTCCGGAGACACTGCCCAAGGCATGGGAAGAGCTCGATCGGGTGGTGGGGCCACATCGGAGTCCGACGTTCGAGGATGAGTCTGATTTGCCATATGTAAGGGCGTTTGTGAAGGAGGTGCTGCGGTGGAGATCGGTCGCTATTATTGGGGGACAGCCGCATGCACCCATTAAGGATGATCGTTATAAGGTACGATGCACTTCCTTGAATTCCGTACTT GGCTGGTTAATCCCCAGAAATACCTGGGTGCAGGGGAATGTCTGGGCAATTCACCATCACGAACGAGAATTCCCCGAGCCTGACCGTTTCAATCCGGAGCGATATTTTGAAGAAAGTCCTGTTCATCGCCCGTTCCCGGTGGATAAGGGCTACATGACATTTGGATGGGGGCGACGAGTGTGCAGCGGCCAGGGTTTAGCTGAGCAGGGGACTTTCATCACTATCGCCCGGTTACTATGGGGGTTTGATATACGAAAGGCGCTGGACCGGCACGGAAACGAAGTTCCGGTGGATATTTTTGATTTCAC GAATGGCCTCAATATGCGGCCCAATTCATTTGAGTGTCGGATTACTCCTTGCAACCAGGAGATTCGTTCTACCATTGAACGAGAGGGTTTGCAGGCACTGCAGGATCTATCTCAGTATGATGGTGAAACGAAATACCGCATGAGCACGTATTACAATCCAGAGAAACTATGA
- a CDS encoding uncharacterized protein (predicted transporter (major facilitator superfamily)) produces the protein MAEVSISTTTLWQNRKCLFLCSLVSMANLQYGFDLAAIGSLQAMPGFLKVFGYPDPGSEGGMQWTTVQQLITSLLTLGSFVSSLVAGFFSAYLGRRHALWLACIVNAIACTIQIGAPSAGVLYLGRLLLGFANGFLVTFSNIYTAEASLAHLRGVMVALFAYWVNIGSILGAAVDNKTKERMDRLSYRIPLACLYIVPTFLFVALFFVPESPRWLLHRGKAQAARQALEQLRGTSYATIRASSSGDDSSDEITPSLLELEWAEMVKGVEEEKREQGNVTALDMFRGIDLRRTILCYSMIGCQSASGVWFLIGYQTYFFTVSGITKAFEFSIMNTCFGFLGVNIGMYAIRNWLGRRAILMLGAIACGLCQLASAIAATVSPNSLPTGQALVAFTALFMFFYNGCVGAASYPVATELVSSRLRAWTVGTATSLGYLLAWLVNFCTPYFINPEHLNWGARYGYIWAGSNLACVVFFYFFIPEMKGRSLEELDEIFAARVAARKFRSYQCLIGEAARIAAVHAEGRKQNWEM, from the exons ATGGCTGAGGTGAGTATATCGACGACAACATTATGGCAGAACCGAAAATGTCTTTTCCTCTGCTCTCTGGTCTCAATGGCCAACCTGCAATATGGATTTGACCTGGCCGCTATTGGATCTCTCCAGGCTATGCCAGGGTTCCTCAAAGTATTCGGGTACCCAGACCCAGGATCTGAGGGGGGTATGCAATGGAC CACGGTTCAACAACTGATAACATCTCTCCTAACCCTGGgttccttcgtttcttcaCTGGTAGCAGGGTTCTTCTCAGCCTATCTAGGCCGTCGGCATGCCTTGTGGCTTGCTTGTATCGTGAACGCCATAGCATGCACAATTCAAATAGGCGCCCCCTCAGCAGGAGTTCTATACCTTGGGCGATTGTTACTAGGATTCGCGAATGGATTCCTGGTGACATTCTCCAACATTTACACTGCGGAGGCATCACTAGCCCACCTGCGTGGCGTAATGGTTGCTCTGTTCGCGTACTGGGTGAATATCGGTAGTATACTCGGTGCTGCGGTAGACAACAAGACTAAGGAAAGGATGGATCGTCTTTCGTATCGAATTCCCTTGGCTTGTCTATACATCGTCCCTACGTTCCTCTTCGTGGCATTGTTCTTCGTCCCCGAGAGTCCGCGGTGGCTTCTCCATCGAGGAAAAGCACAAGCTGCAAGACAAGCGCTTGAGCAACTCCGCGGTACCAGCTACGCCACCATCCGCGCTTCATCCAGCGGCGACGATAGCAGCGACGAGATAACCCCATCTCTCCTAGAACTCGAATGGGCCGAGATGGTCAAAggcgtcgaagaagaaaagcgcGAACAAGGCAACGTCACAGCATTAGACATGTTCCGAG GAATCGACCTCCGCCGCACAATCCTCTGCTACAGCATGATCGGCTGCCAATCCGCCTCCGGCGTATGGTTCCTAATCGGCTACCAAAcctacttcttcaccgtctcCGGCATAACCAAAGCCTTCGAGTTCTCGATCATGAACACCTGCTTCGGCTTCCTAGGCGTCAACATCGGCATGTACGCAATCCGGAACTGGCTCGGTCGTCGCGCAATCCTCATGCTTGGCGCCATCGCCTGCGGCCTATGCCAGCTAGCAAGTGCTATTGCCGCGACGGTGAGTCCGAACTCGCTTCCCACGGGTCAGGCATTGGTCGCGTTCACGGCACTGTTCATGTTCTTCTATAATGGCTGTGTTGGGGCGGCGAGTTACCCTGTTGCGACGGAGTTGGTGAGTTCGAGGTTAAGGGCGTGGACGGTCGGCACGGCTACGTCGTTGGGGTATTTGCTGGCTTGGTTGGTGAATTTTTGTACGCCGTATTTTATTAATCCGGAGCATTTGAATTGG GGTGCTCGCTATGGGTATATTTGGGCTGGGTCGAACTTGGCGTGtgtggttttcttttacttctttATCCCTGAGATGAAGGGGCGCTCGttggaggagttggatgaGATCTTTGCTGCCAGGGTTGCGGCTCGCAAGTTCAGGTCCTATCAGTGCCTTATTGGGGAGGCTGCGAGGATTGCTGCTGTTCATGCGGAGGGCCGTAAGCAGAACTGGGAGATGTAG
- a CDS encoding cytochrome P450 (cytochrome P450 CYP2 subfamily) — MESILLFLTISLVGLYLVGSHLSKKHSLGHLPPGPPRKPIIGNLTDLPSHDVCDWEYWLKHKDLYVYSATTSSSSMTPASHETYSRSALPSGPPDPVGTLSRAGWNKILGTLAYSDPSFKDMRKAIGHQIGSKTAASRFNAVQDLEVRRFLLRVLEDPDNLLQHIRKVAREAGAIVLKIAYGYTIEPHGHDPLVDLADEAMATFGLAILPGTWVVDFIPILKHVPTWFPGAQFARMAKQFRKSAAAFSDVPYAFVKRRLAQRDFEPSFLAGLIRKNEEQPGPGSYEETVIKWAAASFYGGGSDTTVSTMSSFFLVMAQYPHVQRKAQAGIDCVVGPDRLPSFQDRENLPYIYAMVKEILRWHPVLPMGTAHASVMDDTYEGYTFPKGTLMVPNVCWVVQSLGDNSAFTHDPSTYPDPHTFKPERFLSYEGHEPEANPYYLVFGFGRRVCPGRTLADANLYISIAQSVAAFTITKPIRDGKEVDLRAEYQSGAISHPVPYNVTITPRSPRYEELIRAVETEHPWEKSHSEELRLV; from the exons ATGGAGTCTATACTTCTATTTCTCACTATTAGCCTTGTTGGTTTATATCTCGTTGGATCTCATCTCAGCAAAAAGCACTCTCTGGGACACTTACCACCAGGACCTCCCCGAAAGCCAATAATCGGCAATCTAACCGACCTGCCATCACACGATGTGTGCGATTGGGAATACTGGCTTAAACACAAAGACCTCTATG TATATTCGGCGAcaacatcgtcatcctcaatgACGCCCGCTTCGCACGAGACATACTCGAGAAGCGCTCTTCCATCTGGTCCTCCAGACCCAGTTGGAACTTTG TCGAGGGCCGGTTGGAATAAGATTCTAGGCACCTTGGCATATTCAGATCCCTCGTTTAAGGATATGCGGAAGGCCATTGGTCATCAGATTGGGTCCAAAACAGCTGCGTCTCGATTCAACGCAGTGCAGGATCTTGAGGTTcgtcgatttcttcttcgtgTGCTGGAGGATCCGGATAATTTACTTCAACATATACGCAA AGTAGCTAGAGAGGCCGGTGCTATCGTTTTAAAAATCGCATATGGCTATACCATTGAGCCACACGGGCATGACCCCCTTGTTGACCTCGCTGATGAGGCTATGGCTACTTTCGGGTTGGCGATTCTTCCCGGGACCTGGGTGGTGGATTTTATTCCGATCT TGAAACACGTGCCTACATGGTTTCCGGGGGCTCAGTTTGCACGAATGGCAAAGCAATTTCGAAAGAGTGCTGCAGCTTTCAGCGACGTCCCCTATGCATTTGTTAAACGCAGACTGGCCCAACGAGACTTTGAgccatcttttcttgccGGTTTGATCCGAAAGAATGAGGAGCAGCCAGGCCCGGGGTCTTATGAAGAAACAGTGATAAAGTGGGCTGCTGCATCCTTCTATGGTGGGGGATCTGATacg ACTGTATCCACCATGTCTAGTTTCTTCCTAGTCATGGCACAGTACCCCCATGTGCAACGGAAGGCACAAGCGGGAATTGATTGTGTTGTAGGGCCAGATCGTCTGCCTAGTTTTCAGGATCGCGAAAATCTTCCGTATATTTATGCCATGGTCAAAGAGATCCTTCGATGGCATCCGGTGCTCCCGATGGGTACAGCGCACGCCTCCGTTATGGATGACACATATGAGGGATATACATTTCCCAAAGGGACTCTGATGGTCCCGAATGTCTG TTGGGTTGTTCAGTCCTTAGGAGACAATTC GGCTTTTACGCACGACCCCAGTACCTACCCAGATCCTCACACCTTCAAGCCAGAGCGCTTCCTAAGCTACGAAGGGCATGAGCCAGAGGCCAATCCGTACTACTTGGTCTTCGGGTTCGGCCGCCGTGTCTGTCCAGGCCGCACGCTCGCTGATGCGAACCTGTATATCTCCATCGCTCAATCGGTGGCAgccttcaccatcaccaagccGATTCGAGATGGCAAGGAGGTTGATCTACGGGCCGAGTATCAATCGGGTGCGATCAGTCACCCGGTGCCTTACAACGTTACTATCACACCGCGTAGCCCGCGGTATGAAGAGCTTATTCGGGCTGTGGAGACGGAACATCCGTGGGAGAAGAGCCATTCCGAAGAGCTTAGGCTGGTGTGA
- a CDS encoding uncharacterized protein (predicted protein): MNPENGDRVLRYAAHISRWRPAVGTERLGRNAEWSGDASGAKCAPDDDDDQELVLQSGYLIEKLNGGQWVQFCMQEQQGSTNQESSPATPSHPKSQRLTQGPAPHPIRLLIGRNNVRCGKVSFPYSYYRSDRLIGKSCLVSPPFLHLISSHLFLFLLSLVYQFLPPAGVKPPVVKRVSGTGTIGFFP, translated from the exons ATGAATCCAGAAAACGGAGACCGTGTATTAAGGTATGCAGCCCACATTTCAAGGTGGAGACCTGCTGTGGGCACTGAAAGACTCGGCAGGAATGCTGAATGGTCTGGAGATGCCTCGGGCGCTAAGTGTGCGCctgacgatgacgatgaccaGGAATTAGTGTTGCAAAGTGGATATCTGATTGAAAA GCTGAACGGGGGACAGTGGGTGCAGTTTTGCATGCAGGAACAGCAGGGCTCCACTAATCAGGAATCATCCCCAGCCACCCCCAGCCACCCCAAATCCCAGCGCCTGACCCAGGGACCCGCCCCGCATCCAATCAGGCTGCTCATCGGGCGTAATAACGTAAGATGTGGTAAAGTTTCGTTTCCATACTCTTACTATCGCTCAGATCGTCTTATCGGAAAGTCTTGTTTGGtttcccctccctttcttcatctcatctcatctcatctcttcctcttcctcctctctttGGTTTATCAATTCCTCCCCCCTGCAGGTGTTAAGCCCCCTGTCGTAAAAAGAGTCTCCGGAACTGGTACCATTGGtttttttcct TGA
- a CDS encoding uncharacterized protein (predicted protein), with translation MASKPPRLSMINHAAGIYADMSVDGPAIGTLVLVIDRAKNLPNRKTMGKQNPYCAARLGKEAKKTETDLRGGQTPRWDQELRFTVHESPDYFRLKVTIFNDDKKTDLIGETWIDLKDLIIPGGSQSDHWHPLQFRGKYAGEVRIEMTYYDTRPEDEAVIERRLHAAEKVNVQGKPSASSSSLNLRSSPAPISSSSSLSGPRQLKEVKRRPLPSGPPGSGSARPALPEKTASAPPAPTQSPPRPTPEHTHSTPPLPTHDYPHSTPSPVEYTRHSSRHPGPPEVPLDASAYGPPPGVASHSARTYESPDDFQREWSNPSHQAPAPPRRHLQEVPYHSHRERPDSYDTRSHARPRSGYGNAPPTDFRSSRHDRPTSRSGPEMYAPMSGATPPRPSSHHSNHHAFASQEQYVPNEIAHAQQVSRYRQRSPAGIRESQVEYGSHPVETELRYRPHSNSLVKETSPIRPPSSRESLPAEYATMQPRVEDEEEEGPPPPPPVHRSGLVQTSQQLVPSPTPSYQAYSPEFASPRTSNEINLSQPSHMQSDGGRMQDLPPHTNGLSMPPSLVAGFDPAIAEAEADRAEHERRQSRRRSELIEDIIMPPEPTSVIVPYPVEPSPPIMDDRRSLISRGSAHSSETRLVPRRKSVSPRPPPLGERETSQIPFSPDSFDAFNPNAARAAVLRDPAPAYDTPAEAMDAARRSEREAARDPGPIIGDDGREIDPSDHLPTDTWAPEPERKTKKPGVVVRFKNVPRKRSPAPPPVREYASRSRPLVDGQHRRQSYVPDPAMRTSPGENRGRALSPYRHGRTMSSPNAAPSHRTSVSPSPRGHSPSSLYAPVNTGPPIPAKVPIAQPMNQNYPVMNGNGTPQGFPVAGSHPGMDALSRELNTIDIGSVGCSNQRALRRYVPKVPAGYAA, from the exons ATGGCTTCTAAACCGCCCCGGTTGTCCATGATCAACCATGCCGCCGGCATTTACGCTGACATGTCCGTCGATGGGCCTGCGATTGGAACTCTGGTTCTCGTCATCGACCGGGCAAAGAACCTGCCCAACAGAAAGACAATGGGGAAACAGAATCCCTATTGTGCGGCTCGTCTAGGGAAGGAAGCTAAGAAAACTGAGACTGACTTGCGAGGGGGCCAAACGCCGAGATG GGACCAAGAACTTCGATTTACCGTACACGAGTCGCCAGACTATTTCAGACTCAAGGTAACCATATTCAACGACGACAAGAAAACTGACCTGATCGGAGAGACCTGGATTGATCTGAAAGACTTGATCATCCCCGGTGGTAGCCAGAGCGATCACTGGCATCCATTGCAGTTTCGTGGAAAGTATGCCGGTGAAGTCCGTATCGAGATGACTTATTACGACACTAGACCAGAAGATGAGGCAGTGATTGAACGACGGTTGCATGCGGCAGAGAAGGTCAACGTCCAGGGTAAACCGAGCGCCTCCAGCTCGAGTCTAAACTTAAGGTCGAGTCCAGCGCCAATCAgctcctcttcgtctctATCAGGACCCCGACAGCTGAAAGAGGTCAAGCGACGCCCACTGCCTAGTGGTCCTCCGGGGTCAGGTTCAGCACGTCCTGCGCTTCCAGAGAAGACTGcctcagctcctccagcaccCACCCAATCCCCTCCTCGACCCACTCCCGAGCACACCCATTCCACCCCACCCCTGCCAACCCACGATTATCCTCACTCGACGCCGTCCCCAGTGGAATATACACGCCACTCGTCGCGACATCCGGGGCCTCCAGAGGTCCCCTTGGATGCGTCGGCGTATGGCCCACCACCGGGGGTAGCTTCGCACTCCGCGAGAACCTATGAATCTCCCGATGATTTCCAACGGGAATGGAGTAATCCATCCCATCAGGCTCCGGCTCCCCCTCGGCGTCATCTGCAGGAAGTACCCTACCATTCGCACCGTGAAAGGCCAGACTCGTACGATACACGCTCTCATGCACGGCCACGGTCTGGGTACGGCAATGCGCCGCCCACGGACTTTCGCTCTTCTAGGCATGACCGGCCAACAAGTCGTTCGGGACCGGAGATGTATGCGCCCATGTCAGGGGCAACGCCACCACGTCCGAGCAGCCACCACAGCAATCATCATGCATTCGCTTCCCAAGAGCAATATGTGCCCAACGAGATAGCGCATGCACAGCAAGTCTCACGGTATAGACAACGCTCTCCTGCGGGGATCCGTGAATCTCAGGTAGAATATGGATCCCACCCAGTGGAAACGGAACTCCGTTATCGCCCGCATAGCAACTCCCTGGTCAAAGAAACTAGTCCAATCCGTCCTCCAAGTAGTCGTGAAAGCCTACCGGCAGAGTATGCAACGATGCAGCCCCGggtggaagacgaagaagaggaaggccctccacctccgcccCCGGTTCATCGATCAGGCCTGGTGCAGACCAGTCAGCAGTTAGTACCGTCACCAACCCCTTCGTACCAAGCTTACTCGCCAGAGTTTGCATCTCCCCGGACCTCCAACGAAATCAACCTGTCGCAGCCGTCGCACATGCAGTCCGACGGAGGCCGGATGCAGGACCTTCCCCCCCATACGAACGGACTGTCCATGCCCCCCAGTCTAGTCGCCGGGTTTGATCCCGCCATTGCAGAGGCCGAAGCGGACCGTGCCGAACACGAACGGCGCCAGAGCCGAAGACGCAGTGAGCTGATCGAAGACATCATCATGCCGCCCGAGCCGACTTCTGTGATCGTGCCTTACCCCGTAGAACCTTCCCCGCCAATCATGGACGACCGCCGTTCACTGATCAGTCGAGGATCAGCGCATTCATCCGAGACTCGTCTCGTCCCTCGCCGGAAATCTGTCAGTCCCCGGCCACCACCCCTCGGCGAGCGGGAAACTTCGCAAATCCCCTTCTCGCCGGATTCGTTTGATGCCTTTAATCCAAACGCAGCTCGCGCAGCGGTCCTCCGGGACCCAGCTCCGGCATATGACACACCAGCCGAGGCGATGGACGCCGCCCGACGGTCTGAGAGGGAAGCAGCGCGGGACCCGGGCCCAATCATCGGTGACGATGGTCGAGAGATCGATCCCTCCGACCACCTACCAACCGATACGTGGGCCCCAGAGCCAGAACGGAAGACTAAGAAACCAGGTGTGGTAGTCCGCTTCAAGAATGTTCCACGAAAGAGGAGCCCCGCGCCACCGCCGGTTCGGGAGTACGCATCACGGTCCCGGCCCTTGGTGGACGGACAACATAGACGTCAGTCATACGTGCCGGATCCTGCTATGCGAACCTCGCCCGGGGAGAATCGTGGTCGCGCACTCTCGCCTTACAGACACGGACGGACCATGAGTTCCCCAAACGCAGCCCCCTCTCATCGAACCTCTGTTTCCCCATCTCCACGGGGTCACTCCCCGTCAAGCTTGTACGCCCCGGTCAACACGGGCCCACCCATTCCAGCCAAGGTGCCGATTGCCCAACCCATGAACCAGAACTACCCGGTGATGAATGGTAACGGGACTCCCCAGGGCTTTCCCGTGGCGGGCAGTCACCCAGGAATGGACGCGCTAAGTCGAGAGCTGAACACCATCGATATCGGGTCCGTGGGGTGCAGCAACCAACGGGCACTCAGGAGATACGTCCCCAAAGTGCCTGCGGGATATGCTGCATGA